The Candidatus Edwardsbacteria bacterium DNA segment CTTTATCATTTTATCCTCGGTTAAATGTGAAATTGCTCAGGTGTCATTATATAACCTTGTTCAATACATTTCAAGCTTTTTTTATCGTTCGGATGATAATTTTTGCCGCCTTTTCCGAGGCCCCCCGTTTCTCCTCCACCATCTTCATGGCCCGGCCGCCAATATGGCCGATCGATCCACGGTCGGAGGATAATTTTTCCAGGATCCCTTTCAGCTCCCCGGCATCGGATACCTGCAGGGCCCCTTGGGCCGCCAGCAGGCTTTGGGCGCTCTCCCGGGCGTTGGACATGTGGGGTCCGAATATCACCGGCAGGCCCAGGGCCGCCGGCTCCAGCGGGTTGTGCCCGCCCACCGGCACCAGGCTGCCCCCGACGAAGGCGATATCGCCGGCGGCGTAGGCGTCTATCAATTCGCCCATGCTGTCCAGCAGCAGGACCGCCCTTGACCTTTCCGATCCGCTGATCTTGCTGCGTTGGGAAAACGGTACGTTCTTATGGGACAGTATCTGTTCCACCGCCGAAAACCTTTCCGGGTGCCGGGGGGCCATTATCAGCTTCATCCCGCCGGACAGCCCGGCCCAGGCATTCAGGATGATCTCCTCCTCGCCCTCCCGGGTGCTGCCCGCCACCAGTATCAGATCCTGCGGTGAAAATCCCAGGTCCGCCCTGAGTTTCATTTTTTGTTCCCGGCTGACCGGCCGCCGGATGGTGTCGTACTTGATGTTCCCGGCATTGATTATCTTGGCCGGAGCAACCCCCAATGACCGGTATCTTTCCGCATCCTCCGGGCTCTGGCAGGCAATGCATTCCACCCGGTTCAGCAGGGGCCGGAACAGGAATCCGAAGAAACGGTACCAGGGCAGCGACCGGTCCGACAGCCGGGCGTTGACGATGAACACCGGTATCCTCCGGGCATTGCAAAGCCACATCAGGTTGGGCCACAGTTCGGTCTCCATCAGCACCAGGGCCGAGGGTTTTATCCTGCCCAGCGACAGGGCGATCGAAAACAGAAAATCCAACGGCAGGAAGAAAGTGGCCGATCCCGGATTGATCCTGGC contains these protein-coding regions:
- a CDS encoding 3-deoxy-D-manno-octulosonic acid transferase, translating into MDLLLGIILYNIVLTMAFLLGWPYLLLAGAFSGNKKWRQRCGLVPKAQGNPIWLHASSMGEAALIPPLIEALGGEAPEYRTVISTMTQTGQARAARINPGSATFFLPLDFLFSIALSLGRIKPSALVLMETELWPNLMWLCNARRIPVFIVNARLSDRSLPWYRFFGFLFRPLLNRVECIACQSPEDAERYRSLGVAPAKIINAGNIKYDTIRRPVSREQKMKLRADLGFSPQDLILVAGSTREGEEEIILNAWAGLSGGMKLIMAPRHPERFSAVEQILSHKNVPFSQRSKISGSERSRAVLLLDSMGELIDAYAAGDIAFVGGSLVPVGGHNPLEPAALGLPVIFGPHMSNARESAQSLLAAQGALQVSDAGELKGILEKLSSDRGSIGHIGGRAMKMVEEKRGASEKAAKIIIRTIKKA